One window of the Rhodococcus sovatensis genome contains the following:
- a CDS encoding proline--tRNA ligase, which translates to MITRLSQLFLRTLRDDPADAEVDSHKLLVRAGYVRRIAPGVYSWLPLGLRVLRQVEKVVREEMNAIGAQEISLPALLPRDPYETTNRWTEYGDALFRLQDRKGTDMLLGPTHEELFALTVKGEYNSYKDLPVTLYQIQTKYRDEERPRAGILRGREFVMKDSYSFDLDEDGLKASYHAHREAYQRIFARLGVKYVIVAATSGAMGGSASEEFLAESDIGEDTYVRCIESGYAANVEAVTTAAPDSLPIEGQPAAVDYETGDTPTIATLVSWAETADLGRTVTAADTLKNILLKVRQPGGEWELLAIGIPGDREVDEKRLEASLEPAEFELLADADFEANPFLVKGYIGPRALQANGVRYLVDPRIVDGTSWITGADVKGKHVVNLVAGRDFTPDGTIEAARVRDGDMSPDGRGPLVSARGIEIGHIFQLGYKYTDAFAVDVLGENGKPVRLVQGSYGVGVSRLVAVIAEQMHDDKGLRWPAAVAPFDVHLVIANKDGVAREGAEAIAAELDIQGLDVLLDDRKASPGVKFKDSELIGMPLVVVIGRGWADGKVEIRDRFTGESRELDKETATAEIVKAARTRN; encoded by the coding sequence GTGATCACCCGTCTCTCGCAGCTGTTCCTTCGTACCCTTCGCGACGACCCGGCCGACGCCGAAGTCGACAGCCACAAGCTGTTGGTGCGCGCAGGCTACGTCCGTCGCATAGCGCCGGGCGTGTACTCGTGGCTGCCACTGGGCCTCCGAGTGCTTCGGCAGGTCGAGAAGGTGGTTCGTGAGGAGATGAATGCAATTGGGGCGCAGGAGATCTCGCTCCCGGCGTTGCTGCCCCGTGACCCGTACGAGACCACAAATCGGTGGACCGAATACGGCGACGCACTGTTCCGCCTCCAGGACCGCAAGGGCACCGACATGCTGCTCGGACCCACGCACGAGGAGCTTTTCGCGCTTACGGTCAAGGGTGAATACAACTCCTACAAGGATTTGCCGGTCACCCTGTACCAGATCCAGACCAAGTATCGCGACGAGGAACGTCCCCGTGCGGGCATCCTGCGCGGACGCGAATTCGTCATGAAGGATTCGTACTCCTTCGACCTGGACGAGGACGGGCTCAAAGCGTCGTACCACGCCCACCGCGAGGCATACCAGCGGATCTTCGCTCGCCTCGGTGTCAAGTACGTCATCGTCGCCGCAACGTCGGGGGCTATGGGCGGCAGCGCGTCCGAGGAGTTCCTGGCCGAAAGCGACATCGGCGAGGACACCTACGTCCGGTGCATCGAGTCGGGTTACGCGGCCAACGTCGAAGCGGTCACCACCGCTGCTCCCGACTCGCTCCCGATCGAGGGGCAGCCGGCCGCCGTCGACTACGAGACCGGTGACACTCCGACCATCGCGACACTCGTCAGCTGGGCCGAGACTGCGGATCTCGGCCGTACCGTCACGGCGGCGGACACACTCAAGAACATCCTGCTCAAGGTGCGCCAACCAGGTGGCGAGTGGGAACTACTCGCGATCGGCATTCCCGGAGATCGCGAAGTGGACGAGAAGCGTCTGGAGGCCTCGCTCGAGCCGGCCGAGTTCGAACTCCTCGCCGACGCAGACTTCGAAGCCAATCCGTTCCTGGTGAAGGGCTACATAGGACCACGAGCTCTGCAGGCCAACGGGGTTCGCTACCTCGTGGACCCGCGAATTGTCGACGGCACGTCCTGGATCACCGGGGCCGATGTCAAGGGCAAGCATGTGGTGAACCTCGTCGCAGGCCGTGACTTCACTCCGGACGGCACGATCGAGGCAGCGCGGGTGCGCGACGGCGACATGTCCCCGGACGGTCGAGGACCCCTGGTCAGCGCTCGCGGAATCGAAATCGGGCACATTTTCCAACTCGGTTACAAGTACACCGATGCGTTCGCCGTCGACGTCCTCGGGGAGAACGGCAAGCCGGTCCGCCTTGTGCAGGGTTCCTACGGTGTCGGTGTTTCTCGCCTGGTCGCCGTGATCGCCGAGCAGATGCACGACGACAAAGGTCTGCGTTGGCCCGCCGCGGTGGCCCCGTTCGATGTCCACCTCGTCATCGCCAACAAGGACGGGGTCGCCCGGGAGGGTGCCGAGGCGATCGCTGCCGAGCTGGACATCCAAGGATTGGATGTCCTTCTCGACGACCGCAAGGCCTCGCCAGGGGTGAAGTTCAAGGACTCCGAGCTGATCGGGATGCCTCTCGTCGTCGTCATCGGACGCGGATGGGCGGACGGCAAAGTCGAGATTCGTGACCGGTTCACCGGCGAAAGCCGAGAACTGGACAAGGAGACTGCGACTGCCGAGATCGTGAAGGCCGCCCGCACGAGGAACTGA
- a CDS encoding DUF2786 domain-containing protein: MNPVPGLLRQGADAASGRTKNPRLVDDVADQLVGLEEFDAQALGSLALTNMISTMYENGWQPFDLLHVVRRQNTTSVSSLAAAVILHESDLTSADDRAPENWVGQLSEICALYPAAAATVDTTPNFLAALPRPGGRWDYIAASNQWVAVLTLLGQWQSLPRWPQIGPLPSQWPKKRIPRTDRQVPGARSPNDKVLVRIRGLLAKADATDFDLEAETLTAKAQELMTRYSIDSLLLTEGNVDVVSRRLHVDNPHAPPKAQLLHGVSTANRVKSIWDSGFAVATLVGSPVDVEQTEVLFTSLLIQATRALAHSPKAKNRKGSASAAFGKAFLYAYAIRIGERLAEVDATALEEATTRSEQLLPMLAAQTVAVEEEFDRLFPRVRMMRGPRLDAEGWESGHAAADEADLKST, from the coding sequence ATGAATCCGGTACCGGGTCTGCTACGTCAGGGCGCCGACGCTGCGAGCGGCCGCACCAAGAATCCCCGACTCGTCGACGATGTCGCCGACCAGCTTGTCGGACTCGAAGAGTTCGACGCCCAGGCGTTGGGTTCTCTGGCGTTGACGAACATGATTTCGACGATGTACGAGAACGGTTGGCAACCGTTCGATCTATTGCATGTCGTTCGGCGACAGAACACCACGTCTGTGTCCTCGCTTGCGGCGGCAGTGATCCTGCACGAATCCGACCTGACGTCCGCCGACGACCGCGCGCCGGAGAATTGGGTCGGACAGTTGTCCGAGATCTGTGCTCTGTACCCCGCAGCGGCGGCCACTGTGGACACGACCCCCAATTTCCTGGCCGCGTTGCCGAGGCCGGGCGGGCGGTGGGACTACATCGCCGCCAGCAATCAATGGGTCGCCGTTCTCACTCTGCTCGGTCAGTGGCAGTCCTTACCCAGGTGGCCGCAGATCGGCCCTCTTCCTTCGCAATGGCCGAAAAAGCGAATACCCCGAACCGACCGGCAGGTTCCAGGCGCTCGATCACCGAACGACAAGGTGCTGGTCCGCATTCGCGGGTTGCTCGCGAAAGCCGACGCCACCGATTTCGACCTCGAGGCCGAAACCCTCACCGCCAAGGCGCAGGAACTGATGACGCGGTATTCCATCGATTCCCTACTGCTGACGGAGGGGAACGTCGATGTCGTCAGCCGCAGACTGCACGTGGACAACCCCCATGCTCCACCGAAAGCGCAGCTGCTGCACGGGGTCAGCACGGCCAATCGGGTGAAGAGCATCTGGGACTCCGGGTTCGCGGTTGCCACACTTGTGGGATCACCCGTCGATGTCGAGCAAACGGAAGTCCTGTTCACGTCGTTGCTGATCCAGGCAACCCGCGCTCTCGCGCACTCGCCGAAGGCCAAGAACCGCAAAGGATCTGCCTCTGCCGCATTCGGCAAGGCTTTTCTGTACGCGTATGCGATCAGGATCGGTGAACGGCTCGCCGAGGTGGACGCGACTGCGCTGGAGGAGGCGACGACTCGGTCGGAGCAGCTGCTTCCGATGCTCGCAGCGCAGACCGTGGCAGTGGAAGAGGAGTTCGACCGACTCTTTCCCCGGGTCAGAATGATGCGAGGACCAAGGCTCGACGCCGAGGGATGGGAGTCCGGCCACGCGGCCGCCGACGAAGCCGATCTAAAGAGTACGTAG
- the yaaA gene encoding peroxide stress protein YaaA: protein MLILLPPSETKSDGGDGSPLDLHGLSLPALTPLRQKLADALVELAGDVDASSAALGLGPTQADEIERNVALWTSPTTPALSRYTGVLFDALDARGFTKAGRTRAAERLWIGSALFGAVRAYDPIPSYRLSGTSKIPGFGTLRSHWKPELTEALVGEANGLVVDLRSGTYQQLGPVPGAVTATVLTEKPDGSRSVVSHFNKHHKGLLARALTLTTAEPKDVRALARIASKAGLRVEVGSPTELIVLTE, encoded by the coding sequence GTGCTGATCCTGCTTCCCCCCTCCGAAACGAAGTCCGACGGTGGCGACGGCTCTCCTCTCGATCTGCACGGTCTGTCACTTCCTGCGCTGACTCCACTTCGGCAGAAGCTCGCAGATGCGCTCGTCGAGCTGGCCGGTGACGTCGACGCATCGAGTGCTGCCCTGGGACTGGGGCCGACGCAGGCCGACGAAATCGAACGCAACGTGGCGCTGTGGACCTCGCCCACCACACCTGCGCTGAGCCGCTACACCGGGGTGCTCTTCGACGCGCTCGATGCGCGTGGGTTCACCAAGGCAGGCCGCACTCGCGCTGCGGAGCGCCTGTGGATCGGTTCGGCGTTGTTCGGGGCAGTGCGCGCCTACGACCCCATCCCGTCGTATCGGTTGTCCGGCACGTCGAAGATCCCCGGTTTCGGAACCCTCAGATCCCATTGGAAACCGGAGCTGACGGAAGCACTGGTCGGCGAGGCGAATGGACTCGTCGTCGACCTTCGATCCGGGACCTATCAGCAACTCGGTCCCGTCCCCGGTGCCGTCACTGCGACTGTTCTGACCGAAAAGCCGGACGGAAGCAGATCCGTGGTCAGTCACTTCAACAAACACCACAAGGGTCTACTGGCACGCGCGCTGACCTTGACGACGGCCGAGCCCAAGGACGTGCGGGCCCTAGCGCGGATCGCCTCCAAAGCAGGGCTTCGGGTCGAAGTCGGCTCCCCCACCGAATTGATCGTGCTGACCGAATGA
- a CDS encoding acyl-CoA dehydrogenase family protein produces the protein MAHVALFDPTKFDTTRFDDETARQLRALIDWFEGRGKARLLADDLGAVWTSDFLDFVAKEKLFANFCTPAAYSDGDPNKRWDAFRNAALSEILGFYGLSYWYAWQVTVLGLGPIWMSANDAAKSRAARLLDEGGVAAFGLSERAHGADVYSTDMVLEPTGESDVEFTAAGEKYYIGNGNIAGMVSVFGRRSDMDGSPAYVFFAADSGHEKYSLRDNVVHGQMFVSTFVLEDYPVRAEDILHSGADAFSAALNTVNVGKFNLCTGSIGIAEHGFHEAITHAHNRILYGNRVTDFPHVRASFVDAYARLIAMKLFSARALDYFRAAGPDDRRYLLFNPMTKAKVTSEGEIVVRTLHDVIAAKGYEKDTYFREAAQLIGTLPKLEGTVHVNVALMLKFMPAYMFTPVDFPAVSTHDDASDDSFFFAQGPARGAGKVRFHDWAPMYEKYSGVPNVARFYEQALAFKQFLADAAPDEGQQKDLDFLLNVGHLFSLVVYGHLILESADAVSTEVLDQIFDFQIRDFSAYAVALHGKPSSTEDQQSWALGAIRKPVVDRGRFDAVWAEVLGYDGAYEMNP, from the coding sequence GTGGCGCACGTTGCTTTGTTCGATCCCACAAAATTCGACACGACCCGATTCGATGACGAGACCGCCCGGCAGTTGCGCGCGCTGATCGATTGGTTCGAAGGTCGTGGCAAGGCGCGGTTGCTCGCCGACGATCTGGGCGCAGTCTGGACCAGTGACTTTCTCGATTTCGTCGCTAAGGAGAAGTTGTTCGCGAACTTCTGCACTCCTGCCGCGTACTCCGATGGCGATCCGAACAAGCGCTGGGATGCATTCCGTAATGCGGCTCTGAGCGAGATACTCGGGTTCTACGGGTTGTCCTACTGGTATGCCTGGCAGGTCACCGTTCTCGGTCTCGGACCGATCTGGATGAGCGCGAACGACGCGGCAAAGTCCCGCGCGGCCCGTCTGCTGGACGAGGGCGGTGTCGCGGCGTTCGGGTTGTCCGAGCGGGCACACGGTGCCGACGTCTACTCCACCGACATGGTGCTCGAGCCGACGGGCGAGAGTGACGTCGAGTTCACCGCAGCGGGGGAGAAGTACTACATCGGCAACGGCAACATCGCCGGTATGGTGTCGGTCTTCGGTCGGCGTAGCGACATGGACGGTTCACCGGCCTATGTCTTCTTCGCCGCAGACAGCGGTCACGAGAAGTACTCGTTGCGAGACAATGTCGTCCACGGTCAGATGTTCGTCAGCACGTTCGTGTTGGAGGACTACCCGGTTCGCGCCGAGGATATTCTGCATTCCGGCGCGGACGCGTTCTCGGCGGCGCTGAACACCGTAAACGTCGGGAAATTCAATCTGTGCACCGGATCCATCGGAATCGCCGAGCACGGGTTCCACGAGGCGATCACGCACGCGCACAACAGAATCTTGTACGGAAATCGCGTGACCGACTTTCCGCATGTACGCGCAAGCTTCGTAGATGCCTACGCACGCTTGATCGCGATGAAACTGTTCAGCGCGCGGGCTCTGGATTACTTCCGAGCTGCAGGCCCCGACGACCGCCGCTATCTGCTCTTCAATCCGATGACGAAGGCCAAGGTGACCTCGGAGGGTGAGATCGTGGTGCGGACTCTGCACGATGTGATTGCTGCCAAGGGATACGAGAAGGACACATACTTCCGCGAAGCGGCCCAATTGATCGGGACGCTGCCGAAGCTCGAGGGCACCGTCCACGTCAATGTCGCGCTGATGCTGAAGTTCATGCCCGCGTACATGTTCACGCCCGTCGACTTTCCCGCGGTCTCGACGCACGACGACGCTTCCGACGACTCGTTCTTCTTCGCTCAGGGTCCGGCTCGTGGGGCAGGAAAAGTGCGTTTCCATGATTGGGCGCCGATGTACGAGAAGTACTCCGGCGTTCCGAACGTCGCGCGCTTCTACGAACAGGCGCTGGCCTTCAAACAGTTTCTCGCGGATGCGGCACCCGACGAGGGGCAGCAGAAGGACCTCGACTTCCTGCTGAACGTCGGGCACCTGTTCTCGTTGGTGGTCTACGGGCATCTGATCCTCGAGAGCGCGGACGCGGTGTCCACCGAGGTGCTGGATCAGATCTTCGACTTCCAGATTCGCGACTTCTCGGCGTATGCCGTTGCGTTGCACGGCAAGCCGTCCTCGACCGAGGATCAGCAGTCGTGGGCGCTGGGTGCAATTCGCAAACCCGTCGTCGACAGAGGGCGGTTCGATGCCGTGTGGGCGGAGGTCCTCGGTTACGACGGTGCGTACGAGATGAATCCCTAG
- a CDS encoding MarR family transcriptional regulator: MTDAVDSFLAQWQRERPEMDATPMGVVGRLSRASSLVEHDISEYFVAQGMEPWEFDVLATLRRSGAPYTLTPKRLVARTMVGSAAMTNRVDRLVAKQLVTRETDPNNRRSVLITLTATGHELVERVVDGHVANAARLVADLEPVERTELNRLLRKLLISLGDTVEP; the protein is encoded by the coding sequence ATGACCGACGCAGTAGATTCGTTCCTCGCGCAATGGCAGCGCGAACGGCCCGAGATGGACGCAACCCCGATGGGCGTGGTCGGTCGACTCTCACGAGCATCGAGCCTGGTCGAGCACGATATCAGCGAGTACTTCGTAGCCCAGGGCATGGAGCCCTGGGAGTTCGACGTGCTCGCGACACTGCGCCGTTCCGGCGCTCCCTACACGCTGACTCCGAAACGTCTGGTCGCGCGGACGATGGTCGGCTCGGCTGCCATGACCAACCGCGTGGACCGGCTCGTGGCCAAACAACTGGTCACCCGCGAAACCGATCCGAACAATCGCCGCAGTGTGTTGATCACCCTGACAGCCACAGGACACGAACTGGTGGAGCGAGTCGTCGACGGCCACGTGGCAAACGCGGCACGTCTCGTTGCCGATCTCGAACCTGTAGAACGAACGGAGCTGAACCGGCTACTACGAAAGCTGCTGATTTCGCTGGGCGACACGGTCGAGCCCTAG
- a CDS encoding TetR/AcrR family transcriptional regulator, with product MAAPTKTTRMDASDRRELVLDAATRAFAKGGYAGTSTDAVAKEAGVSQPYVVRMFGTKSELFRLAFQRAIDGIMEAFDAVLNGTGPYPDGDVWAALGGAYTELVADQDLLLVMMHGFTAGSTPEIGAQGRAGMAAIYTQIKDSTGCTPDEARDFIANGMLLNCLLAMQAPQFAEDDPALGELAICAFGSDLDQLKNAP from the coding sequence ATGGCAGCTCCGACGAAGACCACCCGCATGGACGCATCCGACCGTCGTGAGCTGGTGCTCGACGCGGCCACCCGCGCATTCGCCAAGGGCGGGTACGCCGGCACCAGCACGGACGCCGTGGCCAAAGAGGCAGGCGTGTCACAGCCCTACGTCGTGCGCATGTTCGGCACCAAGAGCGAGCTGTTCAGACTGGCGTTTCAACGAGCCATCGACGGAATCATGGAGGCCTTCGACGCCGTGCTGAACGGAACCGGACCGTATCCGGACGGCGACGTATGGGCAGCACTCGGCGGGGCCTACACCGAACTCGTCGCCGACCAGGACTTGCTGTTGGTGATGATGCACGGGTTCACGGCAGGGAGCACTCCCGAGATCGGAGCACAGGGCCGCGCAGGTATGGCCGCCATCTACACCCAGATCAAGGACAGCACTGGCTGCACGCCCGATGAAGCCCGCGACTTCATCGCCAACGGCATGCTACTGAATTGCCTTCTCGCCATGCAGGCACCCCAGTTCGCCGAAGACGACCCCGCACTCGGCGAACTGGCGATCTGCGCATTCGGTTCGGACCTGGACCAGCTGAAGAACGCGCCCTAG
- a CDS encoding MFS transporter: MPDHSQPAAPSTQIVYPVTTRAFGLAIIVLSGLQLMVVLDGTVANLALAPLQADLGLSDAGRNWVLTSYALAFGGLMLLGGRLGDAFGRKKMFLGGVILFTIASLLCGLAVNEATLVAARALQGVGAAVASPTAFALVATTFAPGPVRNQAIAIYAAMTGVGSIAGLIIGGALTQVSWRWIFLINVPIGIIIVILALVSLRETAGVRLALDFPGAILGTLGCTGVVLALSEGTELGWLSPLVLGSLVSGLVLLGLFLVVERRADNPLLPFSLFSDINRVATFVAIFFAGGVMFCLAAFVALFVQDILGYSPLSAGLAFVPFAFGLGAAAFITSQLVVRVQPRWLVMAGAAIMVGWLLFSVATMNADSSYFPGIFFPVIGIGFGVGMASIPLPLCAIAGVPATEIGPLTAIALVAQTLGGPVALAIVGALTTSRTLSLGGTTGPATLMNDVQLDALSSGYMFALFCCAVCAVVAGIAAFFIRFTPQQVAQAQAAQEDAQSS; this comes from the coding sequence GTGCCTGACCACTCGCAGCCCGCAGCGCCGTCCACGCAAATTGTTTACCCGGTGACGACCCGGGCATTCGGCCTGGCCATCATCGTACTCAGCGGACTGCAGTTGATGGTGGTGCTGGATGGAACGGTTGCCAACCTTGCGCTTGCGCCTCTGCAGGCCGATCTCGGGCTGAGCGACGCGGGCCGCAACTGGGTGCTGACGTCGTATGCGTTGGCGTTCGGTGGACTCATGCTGCTCGGTGGGCGTTTGGGCGACGCGTTCGGCCGAAAGAAGATGTTTCTCGGCGGCGTGATTCTGTTCACCATTGCGTCGCTGCTCTGTGGTCTGGCTGTGAACGAGGCGACACTGGTGGCAGCGCGGGCGTTGCAAGGCGTCGGTGCCGCGGTCGCCTCCCCGACGGCTTTTGCACTGGTGGCAACAACGTTCGCACCAGGTCCCGTACGCAATCAGGCAATCGCGATCTACGCCGCGATGACCGGTGTCGGTTCGATCGCAGGTCTGATCATCGGCGGAGCGTTGACCCAGGTGTCGTGGCGATGGATCTTCCTCATCAACGTGCCGATCGGGATCATCATCGTCATCTTGGCTCTGGTGTCCCTCCGGGAGACCGCGGGCGTTCGGCTGGCCCTCGACTTCCCGGGCGCGATACTCGGCACACTTGGATGCACGGGTGTAGTGCTTGCGTTGAGTGAGGGAACCGAACTGGGCTGGCTCAGTCCGTTGGTGCTCGGATCGCTCGTTTCAGGTCTCGTGTTGCTTGGATTGTTCCTGGTCGTCGAACGCCGGGCCGACAACCCGCTACTGCCGTTCTCGCTGTTCTCGGACATCAATCGCGTTGCCACGTTCGTTGCAATCTTTTTCGCCGGCGGCGTGATGTTCTGCCTTGCCGCGTTCGTCGCGCTGTTCGTTCAGGACATCCTCGGCTACAGCCCACTGTCCGCCGGCCTCGCGTTCGTGCCGTTCGCGTTCGGCCTCGGTGCGGCGGCGTTCATCACCTCGCAACTTGTCGTGAGGGTGCAGCCGCGCTGGTTGGTCATGGCAGGCGCGGCCATCATGGTCGGATGGTTGCTGTTCTCGGTGGCGACCATGAACGCGGACTCGTCGTACTTCCCGGGCATCTTCTTCCCGGTCATCGGTATCGGATTCGGTGTAGGCATGGCATCGATACCACTGCCGCTGTGCGCTATCGCAGGTGTCCCGGCTACCGAGATAGGGCCGCTGACGGCAATTGCACTCGTCGCCCAGACTCTCGGTGGACCGGTAGCACTGGCGATCGTGGGTGCCCTGACCACCTCACGCACATTGTCCCTCGGCGGGACGACCGGACCAGCCACTCTGATGAACGATGTCCAGTTGGACGCACTGAGCTCGGGCTACATGTTCGCGCTCTTCTGCTGCGCGGTCTGCGCTGTCGTGGCAGGCATCGCGGCCTTCTTCATCCGTTTCACTCCGCAGCAGGTAGCCCAGGCGCAGGCCGCCCAGGAAGACGCGCAGTCGTCCTAG
- a CDS encoding EamA family transporter: protein MVLSSSFRNSLITVVAPVVWGSTYLVTTELLPPDRPLLASVVRALPAGLILVVLGRALPRGRWWWRTLVLGILNIGAFFYFLFVAAYHLPGGVAALVMSVQPMIVLLMGAGLLGARIRAVHIYSCILGAVGVGLLVVQPGASLDQIGVLAGLAGAASMASGIVLTKLWGRPDGVGVLTFTGWQLTVGGAVLLPFMMIGEGIPRVVTAENISGFLYLSVIGALLAYAVWFRGIEKLPALAVSFLSFASPLAAALLGYLVLGQSLSPVQLIGAAIVVGAAIIVVAAGSHPSKGGRGTVGIATSVEV, encoded by the coding sequence GTGGTTCTCTCGTCGTCCTTTCGCAATTCGTTGATCACTGTCGTCGCGCCAGTCGTCTGGGGTAGCACCTATCTCGTGACGACCGAGCTGTTGCCGCCGGATCGGCCGCTGCTGGCTTCCGTTGTGCGTGCGTTGCCCGCGGGTCTGATCCTCGTCGTTCTCGGTCGTGCGCTGCCTCGTGGACGCTGGTGGTGGCGCACCTTGGTGCTCGGGATCCTCAACATCGGCGCCTTCTTCTACTTCTTGTTCGTCGCTGCCTATCATCTGCCGGGTGGCGTCGCAGCGCTGGTCATGAGTGTCCAGCCGATGATCGTGCTGCTCATGGGTGCTGGACTGCTCGGTGCCCGAATACGGGCTGTGCACATCTACTCGTGCATCCTCGGCGCCGTCGGTGTCGGCCTCCTCGTAGTACAACCAGGCGCAAGTCTCGATCAGATCGGTGTGCTCGCCGGTCTGGCGGGCGCTGCAAGCATGGCTTCGGGCATCGTGCTCACAAAACTCTGGGGCAGGCCCGACGGTGTGGGCGTGCTGACGTTCACCGGCTGGCAACTCACCGTCGGCGGCGCAGTCCTGCTGCCGTTCATGATGATAGGTGAAGGAATCCCCAGAGTTGTTACAGCAGAAAATATCTCGGGCTTCCTGTATCTGAGTGTGATCGGTGCGTTGCTTGCGTACGCAGTGTGGTTTCGTGGAATCGAGAAGCTCCCGGCCCTCGCCGTGTCGTTTCTGTCGTTCGCCAGCCCGCTCGCCGCAGCATTGTTGGGCTATCTGGTTCTGGGGCAGTCACTCTCACCGGTTCAGCTGATCGGCGCTGCTATCGTCGTAGGGGCTGCCATCATCGTGGTTGCTGCAGGTTCGCATCCGTCGAAAGGAGGACGCGGCACAGTGGGGATCGCCACTAGCGTCGAGGTGTGA
- a CDS encoding DUF418 domain-containing protein, producing the protein MTTDARYRSLDVLRGIAILGTLGTNVWIFTSGSGLVGYLETLGTAQGGWGIAERVLQQLAQGKFLGLLTIMFGIGLAIQQRSALRNNVRWPGRYPLRAALLFVDGLLHFVLFTEFDVLMGYAITGLVVAYVLVTSERAQRRWMVCAAVVHVFLITAIAAAMLTLASSASGDPLSPNPYADGSFWDLMVFRLDNALAFRAETILILPMSIALFLLGARLFRAGVLGEEGAVLRRRLLLVGLVAAPADFVVGMFGSSAGLIVSRYLLAPLVSLGILALVAQHYIGRSGMTFVTGRLSEIGRMALSGYVLQNVVASTLCYGWGFGIAIGLDTGPLRVLGTVSVYIVTVVCVSTFAHVWLRRYQRGPIEWLWNYSFERIPLRTL; encoded by the coding sequence GTGACGACCGATGCGCGCTACCGATCTCTCGATGTCCTTCGCGGGATCGCGATTCTAGGCACGTTGGGAACCAACGTGTGGATCTTCACCAGTGGCTCCGGGCTCGTCGGGTACCTCGAGACGCTGGGAACAGCGCAGGGTGGCTGGGGCATCGCCGAGCGGGTGCTTCAACAACTGGCACAGGGCAAGTTTCTGGGCCTGCTGACGATCATGTTCGGAATCGGGTTGGCGATTCAGCAACGGTCGGCACTGCGAAACAACGTGCGGTGGCCAGGGCGATATCCCCTCCGAGCTGCCCTCTTGTTCGTGGACGGGCTGCTGCATTTCGTCTTGTTCACCGAGTTCGACGTGTTGATGGGATATGCGATCACCGGCCTCGTCGTGGCGTACGTGCTCGTGACAAGCGAACGCGCACAACGGAGATGGATGGTATGTGCTGCCGTGGTCCATGTCTTTCTCATTACCGCAATCGCCGCCGCGATGTTGACACTGGCGTCGAGTGCATCAGGTGACCCCTTGTCCCCGAACCCGTACGCCGACGGTTCGTTCTGGGATCTGATGGTCTTTCGCCTCGACAACGCGCTGGCGTTCCGGGCCGAGACAATCCTGATTCTGCCCATGTCGATCGCCCTTTTTCTACTGGGCGCAAGATTGTTTCGAGCGGGTGTTCTCGGTGAGGAGGGGGCCGTTCTTCGCAGGCGCCTCCTCCTCGTCGGTCTCGTCGCTGCGCCGGCGGACTTCGTCGTAGGAATGTTCGGTTCCAGTGCGGGACTCATCGTCTCTCGCTACCTTCTTGCGCCGCTGGTGTCGTTGGGAATTCTTGCCCTCGTTGCGCAGCACTACATCGGTCGCTCGGGCATGACCTTCGTGACCGGACGGCTGTCGGAGATCGGCCGGATGGCGTTGTCCGGCTACGTCCTGCAGAACGTCGTGGCGTCGACTCTGTGCTACGGCTGGGGGTTCGGCATCGCGATCGGACTCGACACCGGTCCGTTGCGGGTTCTGGGAACTGTCTCGGTCTACATCGTCACAGTCGTCTGTGTCAGCACCTTCGCACATGTGTGGCTGCGCCGGTATCAGCGTGGTCCGATCGAGTGGTTGTGGAACTACTCGTTCGAGAGGATTCCGCTACGTACTCTTTAG